The Tachysurus vachellii isolate PV-2020 chromosome 21, HZAU_Pvac_v1, whole genome shotgun sequence region GATGGGCGTGTGCTTGAGTGATGGGCGTGATTATGAGTGATGGCCATGTGCTTGAGTGATGGGCGTGATTATGAGTGATGGGCGTGATTATGAGTGATGGGCGTGATTATGAGTGATGGGCGTGATTATGAGTGATGGGCGTGATTATGAGTGATGGGCGTGATTATGAGTGATGGCCATGTGCTTGAGTGATGGGCGTGATTATGAGTGATGGGCGTGATTATGAGTGATGGGCGTGATTATGTGTGATGGGCGTGTGCTTGAGTGATGGGCGTGTGCTTGAGTGATGGGCGTGTGCTTGAGTGATGGGCGTGTGCTTGAGTGATGGGCGTGTGCTTGAGTGATGGGCGTTATTATGAGTGATGGGCGTGTGCTTGAGTGATGGGCGTTATTATGAGTGATGGGCGTGATTATGAGTGATGGGCGTTATTATGAGTGATGGGCGTGGGCTTGAGTGATTGGtgtgataaaaaataattatataaaacacCGGGCCACAGGATTAGGCACACTGCTTAGTTCTGCTCTTTTTTCCAGAAGGTGTAGTTTCAGCCTGGCGGTGGAGTCAGGTGGGGACAAACAGGATGGCTTCTTAGGATTTGAAAAATTATTTGTTGTTTCTCTCCCTCCAGGACTTAAAGGCCATACTGGAGGTTCTGGAACGAGTGGGTCAAGCTATGCGTTCCACGGAGATCCACACGCCATGTTTGCTGAGTTCTTCGGAAGCCGCAGTCCATTTGATCAGTTCTTCACCCACGGAGCTGATGACGATGACATGGACGTGGATGATCCCTTTGCGGCGTTTGGCATGGGGGGCATGGGAGGCTTTCCCAGGCCCTTTAAGACTCGCATCGGCGGTGTGCATGCTGCacgagagaagaagaaagacccTCCTGTTATTCACGAGCTCAAGGTGAGCTTGGAGGAGGTGTTCTCTGGCTGCACTAAGAAGATGAAGATCTCACGTAAGCGGCTGAACCCAGACGGCCGCACGGTCCACACCGAGGACAAGATCCTCACCGTGAACATTAGGCCTGGCTGGAAGGAGGGCACAAAGATCACGTTCCCTAAAGAAGGGGACGAGACACCCACTAACATCCCCGCTGACATTGTGTTTGTTGTAAAAGACAAGGCACATGCAGTATTCCGCAGAGACGGCTCAGATATAATCTACTCCGTAAAGATTTCCCTCCGAGACGTGAGTGTCCTTCTAGTTAATACTACAGCCTTCTCTTTATACTACAGCGCTGTTGAAATCTAACTTTTTAGCTGAGTTGGTTACAGATGACAAAGTGAGCTTTATTGTTTATGTGGCTTTTTCCCCCAATATCCACAGGCACTCTGTGGCTGCTCGATCACTGCGCCGACGCTGGACGGCCGGACCATCACCGTGGCGTGTCGTGACGTCATCAAACCAGGCATGAAGAAGAGGGTCGTGGGTGAGGGACTGCCCCTGTCCAAATGTCCCGATAAGAGAGGAGACATGGTGCTGGAGTTTGTTGTGAAG contains the following coding sequences:
- the dnajb1a gene encoding dnaJ homolog subfamily B member 1a; translation: MSKDYYKVLGIQKGASDDEIKKAYRKQALRFHPDKNKSPGAEDQFKEIAEAYDVLSDAKKRDIYDRYGEEGLKGHTGGSGTSGSSYAFHGDPHAMFAEFFGSRSPFDQFFTHGADDDDMDVDDPFAAFGMGGMGGFPRPFKTRIGGVHAAREKKKDPPVIHELKVSLEEVFSGCTKKMKISRKRLNPDGRTVHTEDKILTVNIRPGWKEGTKITFPKEGDETPTNIPADIVFVVKDKAHAVFRRDGSDIIYSVKISLRDALCGCSITAPTLDGRTITVACRDVIKPGMKKRVVGEGLPLSKCPDKRGDMVLEFVVKFPDKVAQNTRDALLEILPP